The following are encoded together in the Candidatus Methylomirabilis oxygeniifera genome:
- a CDS encoding conserved protein of unknown function (Evidence 4 : Homologs of previously reported genes of unknown function): MEGVTKCTRVSIRELKSRLSHYLRLVKAGESVEIADRGTPIGRIVPTILPIEDRIEALAQSGLVLWNKRKLTSLAPVARVRGKRTVADLLIEDRE, translated from the coding sequence GTGGAAGGAGTGACGAAGTGCACGAGAGTCAGCATACGCGAACTCAAGAGCAGGCTGAGCCACTACCTGCGGCTGGTCAAGGCCGGAGAGTCGGTAGAGATCGCCGATCGGGGGACGCCGATAGGCCGGATCGTACCGACAATTCTGCCGATTGAAGACCGCATCGAAGCTCTGGCCCAGTCGGGCCTCGTGCTCTGGAATAAGCGCAAACTGACATCCTTGGCGCCCGTGGCCCGGGTCCGAGGAAAGCGCACCGTGGCCGATCTGCTGATTGAGGACCGCGAGTGA
- a CDS encoding Transcriptional regulator, AbrB family (fragment), giving the protein MPITHLSEKGQVLIPKALRRKFGLKPGAKIQLAEEAGRLILSPVPPDPIAAATGSLEGEFSLTADLRRDHQEEIHRERKARTR; this is encoded by the coding sequence ATGCCTATTACCCATCTCTCTGAAAAGGGGCAGGTTCTCATTCCCAAGGCGCTTCGCCGCAAGTTCGGCTTGAAGCCGGGCGCGAAGATTCAGTTGGCCGAGGAAGCGGGGCGGCTGATCCTCTCGCCGGTTCCGCCTGATCCAATCGCCGCCGCTACGGGCTCTCTCGAGGGGGAGTTCTCGCTGACGGCCGATCTCCGCCGCGACCATCAGGAAGAAATACACCGTGAGCGAAAAGCTCGTACTCGATAG
- the hemL gene encoding Glutamate-1-semialdehyde 2,1-aminomutase (GSA) (Glutamate-1-semialdehyde aminotransferase) (GSA-AT) translates to MITPPIDRTQTGLRSKALFEEATRLLPGGVNSPVRAFKAVGGQPVVIEHARGCCLYDVDGQSYIDYVGSWGPMIVGHAHPAVVKAIQEAAAQGVSYGAPTPWETILARMVVEAIPSIELVRFVNSGTEATMSAIRLARGVTKRDRIVKFEGCYHGHADSLLVKAGSGAMTFGVPDSLGVPSDLARLTMTLPYNNVDAVRSAFEAMGREIACVIVEPVVGNMGVVPPKPGFLAALREVTAAHGSLLIFDEVMTGFRLGKGGAQALYGIRPDLTCLGKIIGGGLPVGAYGGPRSIMEQVAPLGPVYQAGTLSGNPLAMRAGIETLRLLDEPGFYERLEAKGKQLEAGLQELAAEAGVPLQCQRVGSMCTAFFAEQPVIDYQTARAANTDRFAAFFWAMLQRGIYLPPSQFEAAFLSDAHTADDIDATLLAARDALATLRYR, encoded by the coding sequence GTGATCACCCCGCCCATAGATCGCACGCAGACAGGCCTCCGTTCGAAGGCGCTCTTTGAAGAGGCCACACGCCTGCTGCCGGGAGGCGTGAATAGCCCCGTGCGGGCATTTAAGGCGGTAGGCGGGCAGCCGGTGGTGATCGAGCACGCCCGCGGCTGTTGCCTCTACGACGTCGACGGTCAAAGCTACATCGACTATGTCGGCTCCTGGGGACCGATGATTGTCGGTCATGCCCACCCTGCCGTTGTCAAGGCGATCCAGGAGGCTGCGGCTCAAGGCGTCAGCTACGGCGCGCCGACTCCCTGGGAGACGATACTCGCGAGAATGGTGGTCGAGGCGATCCCCTCGATCGAGCTGGTCCGGTTTGTGAACTCCGGGACCGAGGCGACCATGAGCGCCATTCGACTGGCCCGTGGCGTTACGAAGCGCGACCGGATCGTCAAGTTCGAGGGGTGCTACCACGGGCATGCCGACAGCCTTTTGGTGAAGGCGGGCTCCGGCGCCATGACCTTTGGCGTACCGGACAGCCTCGGCGTTCCGTCCGATCTCGCCCGCCTGACGATGACGCTCCCATACAATAACGTTGACGCCGTCCGATCGGCTTTCGAGGCGATGGGTCGTGAGATTGCCTGCGTCATCGTGGAGCCGGTGGTCGGCAACATGGGGGTGGTCCCGCCAAAGCCTGGATTTCTCGCGGCGTTGCGAGAGGTTACCGCTGCTCACGGCTCGCTGCTGATCTTCGACGAGGTGATGACCGGATTCCGGTTGGGCAAAGGCGGCGCCCAGGCCCTCTACGGCATTCGACCCGATCTGACCTGTCTCGGCAAGATCATCGGCGGCGGCCTGCCGGTCGGCGCGTACGGCGGTCCGCGCTCGATCATGGAGCAGGTTGCTCCGCTGGGTCCGGTCTATCAGGCCGGGACCCTCTCCGGCAACCCCCTTGCCATGAGAGCCGGCATCGAAACCCTTCGGCTCCTCGACGAACCCGGATTCTACGAACGACTCGAGGCGAAGGGCAAGCAACTGGAAGCCGGGCTGCAGGAGTTGGCGGCTGAGGCGGGTGTGCCGCTTCAGTGCCAACGGGTCGGCTCGATGTGCACCGCCTTCTTCGCCGAGCAGCCTGTCATCGATTACCAGACGGCCCGCGCCGCGAATACCGATCGCTTTGCCGCTTTCTTCTGGGCCATGCTGCAGCGGGGAATCTATCTTCCACCCTCCCAGTTTGAGGCGGCCTTTCTGTCTGATGCGCATACCGCCGATGACATTGACGCGACCCTTCTGGCTGCACGAGATGCTCTGGCTACGCTTCGCTATCGCTAA
- the hemB gene encoding Delta-aminolevulinic acid dehydratase (porphobilinogen synthase) (Evidence 2a : Function of homologous gene experimentally demonstrated in an other organism; PubMedId : 11909869, 8226669; Product type e : enzyme) — translation MYYPVFRPRRLRQNETLRRLVRETHLHREDLIQPFFVVHGHGVRQEIASMPGCFHLSVDELAKEAKEAAAMGIPGIILFGIPAAKDAVGSEAYAEDGIVQQAVRAIKDTVSDLLVMTDVCLCEYTSHGHCGVVERGQVKNDPTLELLARTALSHAESGADIVAPSDMMDGRVSAIRETLDEEGFEDTPIMAYSAKYASAFYGPFRDAAASAPQFGDRRTYQMDPANSDEALREVGLDLEEGADIVMVKPALPYLDILWRVKQEFGGPVAAYHVSGEYAMLKAAGRLGWIDEERVLMETLTSIKRAGADLILTYAAKEAARLLETKA, via the coding sequence ATGTACTACCCGGTATTTCGGCCACGACGCCTGCGTCAGAATGAGACCCTTCGCCGATTGGTGCGGGAAACTCACCTGCATCGTGAAGATCTGATCCAGCCGTTCTTCGTTGTCCACGGACATGGTGTGCGTCAGGAGATCGCCTCGATGCCGGGCTGTTTCCATCTGTCGGTGGATGAGCTGGCCAAGGAGGCGAAAGAGGCGGCGGCGATGGGTATCCCCGGGATCATCCTGTTCGGCATTCCGGCTGCAAAAGATGCCGTAGGGTCCGAGGCGTACGCTGAGGATGGGATCGTCCAGCAGGCAGTGCGGGCGATCAAGGATACCGTATCGGACCTGTTGGTGATGACGGACGTCTGTCTCTGTGAGTACACCAGTCACGGTCACTGTGGTGTCGTGGAGCGTGGTCAGGTGAAAAACGATCCTACCTTGGAACTGCTGGCCAGAACAGCGCTCTCTCATGCCGAGTCCGGCGCCGATATTGTCGCGCCCTCGGACATGATGGACGGCCGGGTATCGGCCATCCGTGAGACGCTGGATGAGGAGGGCTTCGAGGATACGCCGATTATGGCCTACTCGGCCAAGTATGCCAGCGCCTTCTATGGTCCGTTCCGCGATGCCGCTGCCTCAGCGCCCCAATTCGGCGATCGCCGCACCTACCAGATGGATCCGGCGAACAGCGATGAGGCGTTGCGGGAGGTGGGGCTCGACCTGGAGGAGGGGGCGGACATTGTGATGGTGAAGCCGGCTCTTCCGTACCTAGATATCCTCTGGCGGGTGAAGCAGGAGTTTGGGGGGCCGGTTGCAGCCTACCATGTAAGCGGCGAGTACGCCATGTTGAAGGCGGCCGGACGGCTCGGGTGGATCGATGAAGAGCGGGTGTTGATGGAGACGCTGACGTCGATCAAGCGGGCCGGCGCCGACCTGATCCTGACCTATGCCGCGAAGGAGGCCGCGCGCCTCTTGGAGACTAAAGCGTGA
- a CDS encoding exported protein of unknown function (Evidence 5 : No homology to any previously reported sequences) — MKVQGIVRAVMFAAGLMVMSAPIVAAEEARYDLKSTTTMRALLTDAIGKRVVLRLESSEEIEGTVSVVGEHLVHLSKLAKRDFFDAFVGIDRISAVIIRAR, encoded by the coding sequence ATGAAGGTGCAAGGGATCGTGCGCGCTGTCATGTTTGCGGCGGGACTTATGGTGATGTCCGCCCCGATCGTAGCGGCGGAAGAGGCCAGGTACGATTTGAAGTCCACGACAACCATGAGGGCTCTTCTCACGGATGCTATCGGCAAACGGGTGGTATTGCGGCTGGAGTCCAGCGAAGAAATAGAAGGGACGGTGTCTGTGGTTGGCGAACATCTGGTTCATCTTTCGAAACTTGCAAAAAGAGATTTCTTTGATGCCTTTGTCGGTATCGACCGGATCAGTGCGGTGATTATCAGGGCGCGGTGA
- a CDS encoding protein of unknown function (Evidence 5 : No homology to any previously reported sequences), which translates to MAEVTPMSLFRPQIPPVSPPRGGVDCNVLDGIIGTIYP; encoded by the coding sequence GTGGCCGAGGTCACTCCCATGAGTCTCTTTCGGCCGCAAATCCCCCCTGTGTCACCCCCGCGCGGGGGCGTAGATTGCAACGTGCTTGACGGCATTATCGGTACTATCTATCCCTAG
- a CDS encoding exported protein of unknown function (Evidence 5 : No homology to any previously reported sequences), with protein sequence MPRYLLPVLLAFFFLASPWFTPAVLAQDAESRGLLGKIDELKSAVRIEANEIERRERDKVAIARGDVRILMENRILHADEVEVDEVQEIIRARGRVQLIDGASRLDGDRLEYRYRTNTGVMYQAKGAIPPATVFQGVEVHKEGDRRYRLVDGTFTTCRICQPEPGGVDWEIHAAEAFLEQDEYLEAKSASFWIRGLPALYTPYILYPVGPRRTGWLIPNIGAGGRSGPTYKQPFFWAIDESQDLTLTGVYRGKRGPEAQASYRYVLGPEASGFIDGRIMKDRDSERRREVRATITARHDQQFNPGLSLKSDINYVSDRVFRRAFSDSPPEARTASFTDARVFLTQMWQQYGLELRFDDSRTLNPETNDSRLSRVPELNFFASPQRLFGLPLLAEGQLSGTYLQRKETPDSGRVDLFPKLLLPWRMMNWATMTPSIGFRETAYSKRPGSGGGGTSRELFEARNELTARFFRNFDVAGARVDRLVHLLEPRLSYWYITAGNQRRNPQFDHVDYISPQNRMTYSLTNRLLTKLKEADGATRTHEILSLSLSQSVNLNPQTRHFSDLFLNALTPERIDQAVHEGKAKPSDNGFTRVPERRFSNLVADLRASPLQNLGLYGVAAINTERNRVDGIEAGVRVAYPEYGRIELAHSFIRGGDTAGEKFDDTPFHDRKTSGIIGRLLLTPMKNVAVNYYGRYDPRRDASLENNVVLTYATCCWMVGIHFLNRTKRFSNDRIQDRENSVEIFFDLLTGGAPPPPERGAKYLRGR encoded by the coding sequence ATGCCACGCTACCTCTTGCCTGTGTTGTTGGCGTTTTTCTTCCTTGCCTCGCCATGGTTCACGCCGGCAGTCCTGGCGCAGGATGCGGAATCCCGGGGCCTTCTCGGTAAAATCGATGAGCTCAAATCGGCTGTTCGGATCGAGGCGAATGAGATTGAGCGCCGTGAGCGCGACAAGGTTGCCATCGCGCGAGGCGACGTCCGAATCCTGATGGAGAACCGCATCCTCCATGCCGATGAGGTCGAGGTGGATGAGGTTCAGGAGATCATCCGGGCTAGGGGAAGGGTTCAACTCATCGACGGCGCAAGCCGTCTGGACGGCGATCGACTGGAATACCGCTATCGCACCAATACCGGTGTCATGTATCAGGCCAAAGGCGCGATCCCCCCTGCGACCGTCTTTCAGGGCGTCGAGGTCCATAAGGAAGGGGATCGCAGGTATCGGCTGGTCGATGGTACATTTACCACCTGCCGCATCTGTCAACCTGAGCCTGGCGGCGTCGATTGGGAGATCCACGCGGCAGAGGCGTTCCTCGAACAAGACGAATATCTTGAGGCAAAGTCGGCGTCCTTCTGGATTCGTGGTCTTCCGGCCCTGTACACCCCGTACATTCTCTACCCCGTCGGGCCGCGGCGTACCGGCTGGCTGATTCCTAACATCGGCGCCGGGGGTCGGTCAGGGCCCACGTACAAGCAGCCGTTCTTCTGGGCCATCGATGAGTCTCAGGATCTCACCTTAACCGGCGTGTACCGGGGCAAGCGGGGTCCTGAGGCGCAGGCCAGCTATCGGTATGTCCTGGGGCCGGAGGCGAGCGGCTTCATAGACGGCCGAATCATGAAGGATCGGGATAGCGAGAGACGAAGGGAGGTGCGGGCGACCATCACTGCCCGCCACGATCAGCAGTTCAACCCGGGACTCAGCCTGAAGAGCGATATCAACTACGTGAGCGATCGCGTATTTCGTCGTGCGTTTTCCGATTCTCCGCCTGAAGCGAGAACCGCAAGCTTCACCGACGCGCGAGTGTTTCTCACGCAGATGTGGCAGCAGTACGGCCTTGAACTTCGGTTCGATGATAGCCGCACCCTGAATCCTGAGACCAATGACAGCCGCCTCAGCCGCGTACCTGAATTGAACTTCTTTGCCTCTCCGCAACGGCTGTTTGGTTTGCCTCTCCTGGCGGAGGGGCAACTCTCCGGGACCTATCTCCAGCGGAAAGAGACGCCGGACAGCGGTCGAGTCGATCTGTTCCCGAAACTGCTGTTGCCGTGGCGGATGATGAATTGGGCGACCATGACGCCGTCGATCGGCTTCCGCGAGACCGCCTACAGCAAGCGCCCCGGCAGTGGAGGGGGCGGTACAAGTCGAGAGCTGTTTGAGGCTCGAAACGAGCTGACCGCCCGATTCTTTCGCAACTTCGATGTGGCAGGAGCGCGGGTCGATCGGCTGGTGCACCTGCTCGAGCCGCGCCTCAGTTACTGGTATATTACTGCCGGGAATCAACGGAGGAACCCGCAGTTTGATCATGTCGATTATATCAGTCCACAGAACCGAATGACCTACTCCCTGACGAACCGGCTACTGACGAAGCTTAAGGAGGCCGACGGCGCTACCCGTACCCATGAAATCCTCTCTCTGTCGTTGAGCCAGAGCGTCAATCTGAATCCCCAGACGCGACACTTCTCCGACCTCTTTCTGAATGCGCTGACACCGGAACGGATCGACCAGGCGGTCCATGAGGGAAAAGCCAAACCTTCGGACAATGGGTTCACGCGAGTACCGGAGCGTCGCTTCTCCAACCTGGTGGCCGACCTCCGCGCTTCTCCCTTACAGAACCTGGGCCTGTACGGGGTTGCCGCCATCAATACTGAAAGAAATCGCGTTGATGGGATTGAGGCCGGTGTCCGAGTTGCCTACCCTGAGTACGGACGGATAGAACTGGCCCACTCCTTCATCCGCGGCGGCGACACGGCGGGCGAAAAGTTCGACGACACTCCATTTCACGATCGGAAGACGTCGGGCATTATCGGCCGGCTGCTGCTCACGCCGATGAAGAATGTTGCGGTTAACTACTACGGTCGGTACGATCCCCGCCGGGATGCCAGCCTGGAGAACAATGTGGTCCTGACCTACGCTACCTGCTGTTGGATGGTAGGGATTCATTTCCTCAATCGTACCAAGCGATTTTCTAACGACAGGATTCAGGACCGCGAAAACAGTGTCGAGATCTTCTTTGATCTGTTGACCGGCGGGGCCCCGCCGCCACCGGAGCGAGGCGCCAAATACCTGCGGGGGCGCTGA
- a CDS encoding conserved protein of unknown function (Evidence 4 : Homologs of previously reported genes of unknown function): protein MIAYLDASALVKRYVAEADSAEVGELIDQAAVVGTAIISRAEVAAAMAKAVRMALLTREEGVSALQFFSGEWESLIRLQMTEVLVSRAASLAWDYSLRGYDATHLASALFWRDMLGESVTVATYDRQLWNAAQATGLTVWPRSLP from the coding sequence GTGATTGCCTATCTCGACGCTAGCGCGCTTGTCAAGCGGTACGTGGCAGAGGCGGATTCTGCCGAGGTTGGAGAACTCATTGATCAGGCCGCGGTGGTCGGCACGGCGATCATCAGCCGGGCGGAAGTGGCCGCAGCGATGGCCAAGGCCGTCCGCATGGCGCTGTTGACGCGCGAGGAAGGAGTTTCCGCGCTGCAGTTCTTCAGTGGTGAGTGGGAAAGCCTTATCCGCCTCCAGATGACCGAGGTTCTCGTGTCCCGTGCCGCATCTCTTGCTTGGGATTATAGCCTACGCGGCTACGATGCGACTCACTTGGCGTCGGCTTTGTTCTGGCGGGATATGCTGGGCGAGTCGGTTACGGTGGCGACCTACGACCGGCAACTCTGGAACGCCGCACAGGCAACTGGCCTGACTGTGTGGCCGAGGTCACTCCCATGA